Below is a window of Rhipicephalus sanguineus isolate Rsan-2018 chromosome 9, BIME_Rsan_1.4, whole genome shotgun sequence DNA.
AAACGAAAAGCAGCGTCCACTTTTGTACTTCGTTTCCGCTCATTGGAAGGGGCTTCAGAGTTCGTTTTAGGGAGACCTACTCATACTTAACTGTCAAACAATTCGAATACAATTACGCCACTGGTAGTTCCTAATTTCCAGGAATAACACTCGTTCCCACCAACACGTGTATCGATGTATGACGGCGAGAAGTGACGCCAAGACGTTGCTTTTCTGCaacgtctaaaagaaaaaaaaaaaagaaaacgcgtgtCACAACATAGCAAAGTGTTTATTTACAGCCGACAAAGGGTACTCTGTACAAAGCAATACCAGCGTAGCACAGACATATCTTGGGCGCCCATGACTGTGCACATCAAAATAAAAACGAAGAAACGCGCTCGCTAATATTTACATTATGTACAAGGGCAGATGACGACAGCACTCGGGAACTTCATTGTAAAACTGGGTTGATGCACCGTGAAATGCAATCGGAGCTGCCACATCTGCCAACcttactagaaaaaaaaaaaaggtatgaagGCGAGAGATCCTATGGATGCGATGAGGCAGCGGCACCCACAAGGCAACGGGCTTGCTGTTCATAAGTGAACAAGTAGCGCAGAAGATGGGGACACAAGAGGGAACAGGAAGACCAGACGAGCAATATtcttgttccttcttgtgtcgcCGTCTCTTGCCTCTACTTGTTCACTTacaagttcctgcaaactcgCCCAAACTGCAGATCTTACGAGGGCTTGCTGCGCAGACACATTCGACTCCGACTGCTGTCTTCCCTCGACTATGCACACGGTGCCCGCCCAGTAGCCAAGGTGCCAGTGCAAGAGTTGCTCTTTGAGGGCAGCGTCGGCCTGGTTACGACATCCACTGTGGTAGCAGACCAGTAGGTCCTTGTGAGGAAGGGAGGGTCTCTCTTTAAACTTTGAAGCAGGAAAAAGGAAAATTTGTTCCAGTCCAGTCGTTGCACATGTGGAGTCCACCCACAAGCTGTCAGCGTCCGGGGTGGGCTTTCGCATATTAGGAAAAAACCAAGTCCTCTTTCCTGCCAAGAGTTCAGACGTGAGGAGGCAACGTGTCCCAGAGTATTTGCCGTGCACTTTCGGACAGGTGGTCGGGAAACTGGATGTCGAAGGCGACGAGCAGGTCTCCGCGCTTCGTTGGGTCTTTCGGGTACGGCAGGCCCTGTCCTGGGAACCGCTTCACCGTCGTGGGCTTGATGATGTCCTTGACGGGAAGAGATATCTTGCCCTTGGTTAGTGTTGGCACTTCTATCGTCACTCCGCACAAGGCCTGAAAAGGAATGGAACGCACACATTCAGTATCACTGTTGCCAGCAAACCGTATTAACACATACACAGCAGTAGAAAGTGATAGCACTAGCAGCCTCAGTGACAAACTATGCTAGCCATATTTCAAGGACGAGATATGCGAATAGGAAGGGCTATGCGGGCATGAACTAAACACGTCGAAGGCTAAGCTGCATGCATTAAAGATATTTAACACACACACTGCGCAACATTTACTGAACTACAGTGTACTCTTACAACTAATTATGGTCAATTGAATGCCCCTGCTAATAAGCATGCCTCAACTGCTGTTAAACAGCAAGGTCTACAAAAAGCAGAGTGATTAAGCTTGCATTGAACACTCAGCAACAAAAATGATGCCCGCTAAGCTTTGAAGAGGTAGACGTAGCTCTGAATTATTGTTGCAAGTACCCCACAAGTTCGATCCTGCTGTCGCGGCATCTGCATGTAAATTAACAATCCAGGGTTTTACAACAATGATATTGTTACGAGGCAAGCAGTGGGGGATTACTTTTGACTATCTGGAGGTTCTTAATCgtttacctaaatctaagtaagcgCAGGGGCCTTTCTACAATTCGCCTATGAGAATTACAGCTGCCACGACAGTGAATCCTCTCGGCAAATCAATGCAAATTCATAGAAGGTGCATTACCAACACGGTGAGGACACAGAAATGGAGAACCTACCTGCTTGAGCGTGACCCTGGCAGTGTAGCGAATGTCAGCTCCCTCCCTCTTGAACTGTGGATGGGGCTTGTCGCGGATGATGAACACGATGTCGGCCGGTATGGTGCCCGGCAGCTGGTCACCCTCCCGCTGAAACGTGATCTTGGTGCCGGCCTTCCAACCCGGTTTCACGTTGATGGTGAGCACCTTCTCCTCGCGCTTGGGGGTCCTACCATCCGGTCCCATAACTTTCCGACTTATCTTCATCTTCTTCGTGCAGCCGCGGAGAACCTCTTCGAGTGTGACGTGCAAGTCGTGCTCGATGGCGGGGTCTTGCCTGCCCTGAGCCTTTCCGCCGCTGCCCGGTCTCGCGCCCGCCGTGAAGCTCTGGGACCGGAACGGATTGGCGCCCGGTCTACCGCCTCCTCCGCCCATGGGGACTCCGAAGGGGTCTCCGTCCAGGTCCATGTCATCGTCTCCACCGCCTCCTGGACCTCCGAAGAACATGTTGATGCCCCCGGGTCCCCCCGGTCCGCCTCCGAAACCGAAGAAGCTCTCGAAGGGGTTGTCGGTGCCGAAGAACTGGGCGAACGTGGCTCGCGGGTCCCCGTGGAAGGTGTAGGTGAAGGACTGACCGCCGGGCATGTTGGGTCCTCCACCGCCACCTCCACCCCCGGCGCTGCCCTTGAGGCCCTCTTCGCCGAATCGGTCGTAGACGTCTCGCTTCTTCTTGTCGCTCAAGACTTCGTACGCCTCGGCGACCTCCTTGAACTTCTCCTCCGCTTCGGGAGTCTTGTTCTTGTCCGGGTGGTACTTGAGGGCTAGCTTCCGGTAGGCCTTTTTGATGTCATCCTCGTTGGCACTCTTGCTGATGCCGAGGATCTTGTAGTAGTCTTTACCCATCGTCTACTGCAAAAGGGAACGGAGACGAGGTTGAGCTTACAGGTCCTCCGAAGGACGTAATATATACATGGAgagctttagaatagggtacgcaaagcgtTGCGTtagtcgccactgcgcatgcatcATACGCTATCTATAAAGACACGCTCCGCACGCCAGACTTGCGCAAACCTGACCCCGCACCAAACGCTTTCGCGTTGGTACGCGCTAGCCTACAATTTGGTTTGCGTGCAATGCTAACCGCTGCATGAATTGACGCTCCGTAAGCGAGACTAACGCGTCTGACCCGTGAGCTAAAACTAACATGCTTCATAAGCACAGACGGCAAGTAATCGAAACTTTCGCTTCAAATGCGGCGAAATAATCACAGTAGCTACGACAGAGCGGAATTGCGACGGTAGTTATATCCGTTTATCTAAATGCGTACGCTTTGTCTACGCCGAGATCGAAAATTACGCAACGCGAAATCTTTACACACCTATATTCTATTCCGGTGTTCGAAGTAACCCTGACGCCGAAAGGGCTTAGCTAGGGCGGCGCCCAGAATATTCTACGAGGGCAACGTTAGACCGAACGCGCTGACCGGGCAAGCGGCCCGCTCTTGCGGCAACGTAACGCATACCAGAGCCAAATGGTTGCCAGCGTTTCGCAAGCACCCAGAACTTCCTTtcgcacgaagaaaaaaaaaaacaacaaagaacggGGCGACCGCCCGCCAACGATAGCCTCGCAAGCGGCCCCGACGAACTTTCTCGAAAACTCACTTTGCCGACTTGTTGAACGGCCGCGATAAGCCAGACCCAATACGCCACGTCTACGCTACGAGACTTGCTTAGCTTAGCAAACATACCGTATGCACTGACAGAAGAGACGAATGAATACGATAACCGAAAGGGGGGTCTCCACGAAGCGGTTCAATGTCACGGAGGGCATACGCCACGAAACAGGCTCAGGCTGTCTTGACGTGACGCAGGGGTAGCAGCTGTTTGCAGCCAGTCTAAACTCGCGCATGCTAGTTGAAACTTTTCCCTTCAAACTATTTGACTGTGTAGCTTTCGAGGAATATTACACGAAGCATATCTGAGCTATTCGgcgcctttttaatcattttagCTGCGAAGCGGACGCGAAAGCTACGAGAGACCATGCGAGTCTGAGAGGGATGCTGCTACGAGACTCGAGCTGGCTAAACGCTGTCTCTGCAATCGTAACGTGTTGAACAACGAAAGATGTTCCATGAATGCCCAAATGTAACGAGAGATCCTACTCGGCGACCTCAGAAAGAGCGCCTATGCAAATGGCGGGAGACGTCGTAAACCTGCGATAACGTACTACAAAGCGGGACGCGCCACTACGTTTGTTGATTGTAACGTAATCTTCCGCTAATATGAGTGTCAGATGGTGCATAACTTTAATTGTAATTCTACTTTCGCATGCGAAGGATCGCCAACAGCGTGCCCAAGCCTGCGTGCGCTAATGGGCGACGATCCAGCGCCAGCATGCACAAAATTGAAAAATAACTCGAACATACCTTTGGTTGAGTAGGCAGACTTGTAGGTCAATGAAGGTCGGTACTCTTGCGAGTCTGGTAATCCAAAAAAAGCGTATCAACGTGTGAAACACACAACACAGCAGATTCTTCCTTCTTTGCAGCCAACTGCGCGGTCAACGGGTATATACGTTGGAAAGGGAGCTTCCAGAAACGTCTCGAAAACTCTATCCGTGACGTCGTGTCCGATAAGTGACGTCACGCAGACAAGTGTCGCTCTCCGGCGGCCAGCGCGTTTACTATTTGGAAGCGATCAGCTGACGGCTCCGTTGCCGCTGTTGATGTGCGGCTTGGACATACGCTTAACGCAAACACGAACCTCGAAAACATCGCACACGCTGCGCAAGTGAGTCAAACAGCCTCGACGCATCGTGCAAAGCGCGTATCGCGTTGCCGTGACGTTTAAGAGGAGCTGAAACAGCTGCCGAACGACCGCACCACCCAGTGACGACAGGCCTCGTCCATTCTTTCTCAGCCGGGCGCAGCTGCGGCGGTTCACGAAGGACCCGCTGCCACGAGTGGCGGCGCTGTGAACAACAAACCTAGAATATTCCACTACATTCCAGAAGCTACAAAGACCGCAAAATTATGCACCTCGTAGTACAACGAGCACTTTAGAGCATTAAAATGAGGAAGGGAAGCATAGCTAAATCCTCAAAGACATTTCACAAGCTATTTACTTCACGCCGTCGTCAATTTCACCTGTTTCAGGCATCGTTTTGGCGGGAAAACAAAAAAATCCAGGCAACGATCcaaaaataatgatgatgataggtttATTACGACTGTGGCGACACCTTCAGATCCTTGGCAGAAACAGCGAGCGCTTTGCCCTTTGCCGACTTCTCTCACATCACTCCCCATCGCCTCGACGGCTGGCTGCCTGCCGCCCGCTTCTACTCCTTCCACCGACGACTTGACGCGGCGGCTAGTTTCCTCCAAGAGCATCCCTTCGTTTATCATTTCACCCTTCGTCTTCTCGTCATCGTCCTCACAGGACCACCAACATGGAGGTGAGCGCTAGCGAATCTTTCTAATTTTACTTTGTTCTTTTCCTCCCGACAACACACAACACAAAGCGGAGAATAGTCACTCAGCAATAGCGTTCGTACAGCTTATGCATATCTCGATTATCTTCGTCAAGATCTTGACGCAGCGCTTCTCAGCCCAACTTCACATTGCATTGTTCAGAAGGGCGTTTTCAAATTCGAATcgacactctttttttttttttgcggagacTGAAGTTCCAGAACAAGGCACTTCGATGTTGTCTCGCATTCCGACGATCTATAACCAGATATCGAATACGACCCAGACGCCGGCGACAGTTGTTTTTGAGAGCGGTATCGTGCCTAGCGATCAAGGGCACCATTATCGGCGTCGTCTACAAAACTCTGATACTCCGAATGCCGGCCGCACTGTGAAGCGcggcaggttaaaaaaaaaaaaaaaagcaccccgCGGCTACAAACTCCCGGTGTTTTTTTGGCAGTTCGGTGCCGTCGCGTCAATGCACTCGTGTTTGCTCGATCGTCCAAGTAAATAACGGGCCGGgttttttttaagtttttatGTCGAAAACGCCGAACACTGttattaactttccgtttcttttTATGACGCACGTATCGTGTGTTTTTTCTGCGAGAATCTTTCCCACGAAACACGACTTCGTCGCCTTGAAGGAGTGAGGAAGAGAGAAGCCGGAGAACCACTCTGGCGCCGTTTACACCctctcgcaatttttttttttctcttttcaacCCGGTGTAATCTTTCCTCTAGCGAGGCTCGTGTGATTTCCTCGTTTGTCCGTAGGGGAAAACGAGAGACCTGAGAATGAACCAACCTAGCGACGCATGTAATGGCGATCCCGGTGTAATCGTGAACGGCATTACCTAGCGGAGCCGGAAAACGGCTCTCGGGTTGCGAGCCGAGGGCTGGGACGCGAGTTGAAGTCTAGCAGGCATTGAGATGCGAAAGAAAGGAGCCCCTGAGgcgtcacttcttttttttttcttttctcgtaaCGCGCATCGGGTGAGGTGTACCCGCACTACATTGTCTGCAGCAGCGCCGGTCGCTTTCCCGCGAGGTCAGCGCTAATTGagaaaataaaatgaagaaaaaggggACTCATTTTCGTGTTTCCTACTTCCGTGCCGGCGTCCTTACACTCGttagcttttttttcctttttcacgcGCCACTCGGGAATAAGCAAGACTGACGCGTTTGCAGGTGTTGGAATAGCAGCTTGGTTTGCGAGTGAGATTATATCTTGTGTCCCTGGTACTGTAAATGTCTGCCTGTTTATTTGCtgattttaaagggaccgacaaccaatttttatggtacctgttttctttaacgcaacggaaagcttaccggtcagtgtCTAATCATGAAATGGTAACGCGAAAAATGCCATGAAACATTTATcatcagaatttttcaatctgcggcaGCTGTGAATTCGTACatgcaacacatgctgcaaacagtgggaagTGAGCGCACCAGCGGTTTGTGCGGTGCTGTTTGCTGCGCGTGCATCACGGCTCGACATGTTTGGCTAGTTACAGCGACGGCAGCGCCACTCCTCTTACCTCGTAAGCTGCACAGAATAGAGTGGCAAATGGACACTAACATAGATACTGTaattttgaggactaattatggtgcacatcaaagcatcagactacgtacggCAAACGAAATCACTCCATAGTTCGGCATAAAGGCTCTTCCGCGAAGCTGTGCGACATTCCATTTTATTATTTTGCTTTTAAAACGCAATTAAAATATACGTATAGTCCTACTGAAATTGCGAAAAGCATgtttgaatctgtcactataattcatggTCTTTTCGTTTCCACCAGTACCTAATTAAACGTTCTGGCCAATTGTCGGTTCCTTTGCCAGTTTCATATTAGACCGAGAGAGTGCCTTACATACAAACAATTTaatggaaagctttttttttctctaaggtagaacataaaaaaaagtaaggcAGCTTATAAAATAGTTCTTGTGCACTTCACTAATAAAATGTCTGGTGAAGCTGGTAGTACGCACTGAATCAGCACATCTGCTGTTATGTATTTGTAATTACACTCTGTATCAGACAAGTGACAAACAATTAGTAACCAGGAGTTGTTTTTCCTGCCTTGTTCTAAATAAATTTCTGATTAGGTGTTATCCAGGGTGATCCACTGTGCAGCTTTGCTTTGTTGTCTGTCTttaaattaaagggacactaaagagaaagaataTTTTTCTCGTGTTAGCAAATTGCTCTTTCCCAATTCCAAGATCGCTGTGCTTGCTGTGAGCAGACGCTTGTTAAGCGAGGAAATGCGCAAAGCAAAAAGTGGGGTGGTGACGCCACTTCGCAATTCCCGCACCAAatgttgtgacgtcatagattttgacggtgtctagtAGGTCCTGGGTAGTTCCtagtcagtaaaaatgaagtgcattgtcctctgagtttcaacaaattttgttgagccaatgttgccaaaattATGAAAATAccttttgaaatccgtgacgtcatgcgcggAGATTTCgatgcgaaatttaaaaatgaaactatgACCATGATTTcctcttctattaataaacctatgatggtgaaattaatgacgttaaAGTTCACAGAGTACAATTTATtaatctaaacagattcattgtttcactttggtgtccctttaaaaaggACAGCAAAAACATTTTAGGATCACACGAACTTTGTGACTTTATAATTG
It encodes the following:
- the LOC119405193 gene encoding dnaJ protein homolog 1, translated to MGKDYYKILGISKSANEDDIKKAYRKLALKYHPDKNKTPEAEEKFKEVAEAYEVLSDKKKRDVYDRFGEEGLKGSAGGGGGGGGPNMPGGQSFTYTFHGDPRATFAQFFGTDNPFESFFGFGGGPGGPGGINMFFGGPGGGGDDDMDLDGDPFGVPMGGGGGRPGANPFRSQSFTAGARPGSGGKAQGRQDPAIEHDLHVTLEEVLRGCTKKMKISRKVMGPDGRTPKREEKVLTINVKPGWKAGTKITFQREGDQLPGTIPADIVFIIRDKPHPQFKREGADIRYTARVTLKQALCGVTIEVPTLTKGKISLPVKDIIKPTTVKRFPGQGLPYPKDPTKRGDLLVAFDIQFPDHLSESARQILWDTLPPHV